The genomic region GCAGACCACGTGGCGTGCCACTGATAACGGTTTAAGCGCGTCGTCCGTACGCAAGAGTTGGCGGGACTTGAGAGATATTAATATAAGCTGAGCGGTTTTTATTCGCTAAGCACCAGTACGTCGCCTCTGCCTTTATATGAGATCCTGGAATGACATGGTATACTTCAACCACATAACTCACATAAATGGATACCCTAGCTGATTTAGGGAGGGGTTTGGGGTTCTGCAGTGCGTTGAGGGATTCCTTGTTTTCTCGTGTTGTAAGGAATTAACGTCGTTACTATCGTAGTCTTCCCACAACTAACGTCCATGCATCCTCCATTATACGTTATGTTGGGATGTTCTCAAAACACGAGGTCTCCGCGAGAGATCCGGCTTTCCGTCTATGGGGTCTTTCATCGTCGGCAGGAAGCTAGTCTTAACTGTTGAAGTAGGCAAAGAGTTGACTCCTTATATTTAACGTCATTTTTACAGTATCTCGCACTCCGTCTTCCCTTATATCACAGCATAAAAAGAGTACATCATTCAAAGTTTTCACACTACTTCAGACACGCTAAGTCTCTGTCCAGAAACTCCTTAAATGCATAGTCCGGTCATATCTTCTCAAGCGCGTAGAGGAAAGAATTACTGATGCGCCGGGATTGTCGTGGATCTCTCCTAGAGGGACTTATATCTCCTGCTAGTAGAAGTCCTACAACTCACGGCGGTGTTTCCCAACTCCGAGCCTTTCTGCATCTCTTTACCCCTACACTGTCACTTGTCATTTTATTGCAACTCAAGGTCAACAGCGTTGACTTAGCTACTGCAAAACTACTGCTTACCTGCAACTAGGATCCTCACCTAATCGCTGAAGGCCGGGAATAGCGTCTCTCCCTACCTTACCCTGTTTAGGCCTTCCTTTGACTCCTCCTTAATCATCTAAGAAATTGAATTAACAAAAGACGTTTTAACTACATAGATATGTAGTAACTACTATGTACTTCAGCGACAGACCAATTGAAGAAGAGGAGGAGCTCTACGACAGGGAAGAAGAGCTTAGGCTACTTAGGCAGTTCGCTACGCAGTACTCCGTCACCTTAGTCCTGGGCCTCAGGAGGACTGGGAAGACCTCCCTCATTAAGGTCGGTCTTAAGGCAGAGAACACAATTTACGTGGACATGAGGAAGTTTGAGGAGAGGAACGCCATCACGTACTCCGACTTCCTCAGGGAGGTAGAGAAAGAGGTGAACAAGAGGAGGAGGAAGCTGGAGAGGTTAAGGGAGTACTTGAAGAGGGTAAAAGGTGTCAGCGTAGGGGAGGTCGGGGTAGAGTTCTCCCTAGGGAGGGACAGGCCGAGCTTCGGGGACCTCCTTGAGGCCATGGACGAGTGGGCCAGGGAGGAGGGGAGACTAGTATTCGTGATAGACGAGGTCCAGGAGCTCGTCAAGATGAGGGGCTACAGCCTGTTGCCCTCCTTTGCGTACGCTTACGACAACTTAAGGGGCGTATCCTTTGTGTTCGCCGGGTCAAAAATCGGCATGCTCTTCAAGTACCTGAAGGTCGAGGACGAGGAGAGCCCCCTCTTCGGGAGGTACATGGCCAAGGTAGAAGTAAAGCCCTTCACGGAGGAGCAGAGCGTCGACTTCCTCAAGAGGGGCTTCCAACAGTACGGAGTGAACATCAAGGAGGAGAGGCTGAGGGAGGTAGCGAGGAGGCTGGGAGGAATACCCGGCTGGCTGGCCCTCTACGGTCTCGAAACCGTGAACTCTGGGAGGGACTCCTTGGAGGACGTTGTGGAGAAGGCCTTTAAGCTGGCGTCCAAGGAGTTCTGCGCCTTCGTCAAGGAGAGGGGGTCGAGGAGGTACGTGGAGCTAATGAAGGGGCTAAAGCTCACTGGGAAGTGGGGGGAGCTGAAGAGGTACCTAGAGATCGAGGAGGGGAGGAAGGTTTCGGACAGCGAGGTCACCAGGCTGCTGGCAAACTTAGTGGACGCGGGGTTTGTGGAGAAGGTGGACGAGGAGTACAGGGTAGCCGACCCAGTGCTCAGGGAGAACGTAGATAAAATTACGTGTTAGAGAGTTTCCTT from Candidatus Aramenus sp. CH1 harbors:
- a CDS encoding ATP-binding protein, producing the protein MYFSDRPIEEEEELYDREEELRLLRQFATQYSVTLVLGLRRTGKTSLIKVGLKAENTIYVDMRKFEERNAITYSDFLREVEKEVNKRRRKLERLREYLKRVKGVSVGEVGVEFSLGRDRPSFGDLLEAMDEWAREEGRLVFVIDEVQELVKMRGYSLLPSFAYAYDNLRGVSFVFAGSKIGMLFKYLKVEDEESPLFGRYMAKVEVKPFTEEQSVDFLKRGFQQYGVNIKEERLREVARRLGGIPGWLALYGLETVNSGRDSLEDVVEKAFKLASKEFCAFVKERGSRRYVELMKGLKLTGKWGELKRYLEIEEGRKVSDSEVTRLLANLVDAGFVEKVDEEYRVADPVLRENVDKITC